Part of the Rhodohalobacter sp. 614A genome is shown below.
ATTGTAAATAAATTACTTAGAAAACGATGAACAGTTATCAGAACGCTTCATTCTAAAACAGAAGCCGCTTCAAAATCAAATTAATGGCAATGACCGTGAGCTTCTGACCATGATGTTCCCGGAGGACAGTCCTGCGTGTTTCCTCCGCCAGATAAGGAGAGAAAAACAAAAACCAGTCCCAGGACAATAGCTATTCCGAGCCCGATCATTCCCATCTTGGATGATACGCCTGAACTGTCTTTACCCATGTGACAATTTTTGTACTTCTTCCCGCTACCGCAGGGACAAGGATCGTTTCGGTGTGGTTTTGTTGACATAAATTCTGCTTGAATTAGTTTGCTATATATCTATTATACAACTTTTTTTACTCCGAATACCAATCCTTCAACTTCACCTCAACATCCACATTTGCGGCATCTACTAAATTTTTAAATTCATTGATATCCTGTCCACGGTGGTGGTATGGGTAGACAATTGCCGGTTGGAATTCAATAACGGCATCAGCAGCTTGATTGACGTCCATCGTGTAAGGCAGGTTCATGCAAACAAAAGCAATATCAATTCCTTCAAGAGATCTCATTTCAGGAATATCTTCCGTATCGCCGGAAAGGTAAACCGTTTTCCCTCCAAAATTGATGATGTAACCGTTGCCTCTCCCCTTTACGTGGCGTGAATCAGGATCATCTACTGGAAGGTTGTACATTGGAATAGCAGAAACCGGAAGTCCCATCACTTCTGCAGATTCACCGTTTCCGATAATAATCGTCTCGGCACCTGTAACTTCCATCTGGTCAGCCACAGCCTGCGGAACAACAAACGTGGTGTTTTCGGTATCCAGTGCAGTCAGGGTTTCGGGATTCAGATGGTCACCATGAATATCAGTGATAAAAATGATGTCCGGGGCATCCAAATCAGAAAAAAGTTCGGCACCTCCAAACGGATCCACAAAAATGGTCTTTCCATCAAATGTAAATGCAACTGTTCCGTGGTTAATCGGGTAGACGGTCAGGGCGCCATTTTCTGTGTCGTAAGTATCCGGAGTGGATGATAATTGGGCAAAAGCTGAAAAGGTGGAGAGTGCTAAAATCAGGATAGTAAAAAGTATATTCTTCATGATGCCGGGATTGTCCATTAATTGCAATTGACTTCAACTGTGATACCGTACCAATTTAATAGCCTTGGGAGATTTAGCAAAATTATGTGGTTATCCAGGAAGAATGATTAGCAAAAAGGCAATTAAATGGAGTGCAAGCTGAAAAAAATCACCGAAGCTCTTCAAATTGAGGGATCGTTTCCAGGAAGTAAATCATCTTCTCTTCAGCTTTCTGAATTGCTGCAGCAATTTTTTTTTCATCAATCTTGATTTGCCTGATCTTCTCATCAGATTGCAAAGCCAGGTATTTCTGAGCATTTCTTCGAAGTTCAAAACCAGTTCTCTTGATCTGATCCATTGCTTTCTCTTCGGGAAAAAAAATCCTGAAATTATAATGTGGGGCCACATGATAGTGGCCATCGTCTTTTCCGAAACAATCAAACTTCATGATCTCCTTACCCCGTGATTTAAGAATAAGTGCCGGCCCTTTGCCGATCTTCAGAATTTTCCAATAAACCTCAAATTTCAGATCCGCTTGAATCGGGATTATTTCAACGTCTTTTCTCACTGATTTTTTCTGCCCATTTTTGGCTTTCCGAAGCCCGACTTTCTTTAGCACTTTTTTTGCGAGAGTTTTTATTCCAGATCTGCTCATAATAGTGTAAGCTAATAGACTGGTTCATGGACAATACTTCTCTTTTGTTTGAATATAGGAATGAGATTCTATTTTTCCGCCTTTATCGTGGGAAAGAATTATTCCTGTTCTTTCTTTATTGAAAAATCATGATTACTGAACACATCCGATAAAATTGATTGTTCAATAAAACTTCGCTGACTTGATTTGACCGGTACACGAATCACCAGGTGAATTTCTCCGGCTGTTGGAACCTGAACAGTCACCCGTGGATCAGCCGTTGGCACATCCAGTCCTTTTTCCTGGCTTAAATATTCCATATGCATTCTCACCTCTTTTAAATAAGGTTTGCAATACTTGTTTGCCGATTTCAGGAAGGCTTCCTGGGCAGCACGCCAGTTTTCATCACGTTTGAAAGGAACTGTAAACACATGCAGCACAAAATCATGCGTATAGCTTTCGTTGATAACGGGTTCGGATACAAACATGGCATTGGGGATGACGGTCATCCGTCCGGTACGCTGATGGGTGAGCTTACCCGGACCAACTTCAAGAATAGTCGTTGCCAAAATGTTTTGGTCAATCACATCACCCCGAAAATCCTTGATTTGAATTCGATCGCCAATATTAAAAGAACGGGCCCCGGTTTTTAAAATGGATCCGGTCACGCACATAATCAGTTCTTTCGTAGCTACTACAAAGGCTACGGCGATGGCTACAACCGAAAGAGCGAGTGTGCGAAGTTCTTCACCCCAGATAAAAATCAGCCCGAATATTAATACCAAAATCATGGCATTCCGGGTTTGGACCAGCCATCGTCTCTGGAGTTCTTTTGATCGTACTTTCTTTCTGATAAACCTTGATGCAATAGAACGCAGAGCGATTACAAACAATATAAGAATTGCTGTTTCCAGCAGTAGTGTCAGCATCGTTTCAGAAATGGCCAGTTGATCCTGCAAGGGTGTTAAACCATCGAACATTTAAAAATGAGAAGAGATTTTACGGGATACTTCGCTTGACCTGTTGAAACGGCTTTTAAATACGGTTCAAGGAAGATTTCGAATTTGCGGAGAGGGAGGGATTCGAACCCTCGATACCCCTTTCAGGGTATACTCCCTTAGCAGGGGAGCGCTTTCGACCACTCAGCCACCTCTCCGAACGGTCAAATTATGACTCTTAAAGAGCATCCAATATAGGAACCTTTTATATGCCTTTGCAACCCGGGATTTGAATTTATTTCTAATTCTCTTCTTTTTCCTGGAGAATATAAATCTGTGCTAAATTCCTGCCTTCCTGGGCATAATCAAGGCCGTATCCCAGAACAAACAGATCCGGAATTTTAAAACCGACGTAATCAATTTGAACATTGTATTTGGTTGCGTCCGATTTGTGCAGCATCGTTATCACCGAAAGCGAAGCCGGTTTCAACTCGCCTACTTTGTCTACAAGATATTTCATCGATAAACCGGTATCTACAATATCTTCCACCAAAATTACGTGGCGTCCTTTCAAATTCGCATCAATCTCTTTCAATTGTTTTACCTGTCCGGATGATACTTTTTCATCGCCGTAACTGCTCAACTTCAAAAAATCCACTTCGCAGGGTATGGTTACGTAACGCATCAAATCAGCCAGAAAAATATATGCACCGTTCAAAACTCCAATAAAGATGGGCTTCTTGTCTTTAAACTCGTGGCTCAATTGATCACCCAGTTGCCGGATTCGCTGCTGTATTTCTTCGTGAGTGAGATACACACGAAATTTTTCTCCATTGATATTTACATATTCCGGTTGATACAAATCCATGTCAGTCAACTTTTCTGATTTTTAAGGTTTGTGTGGTTGATGAAGTACAGCGAACGGTTTCGGAAATGGTTCCTATGGCGTTCGATTTTAAGTTAGCCGGAAATATAAGAGCACAAATTGTGCCATCAAAAGATTCCAACACAAGCGCATCCTTCTTCAAGTCCGAAGGAATTTTTCGATTTGTTAAATGATCGGAGACCAGTTGAGTGCCCCCCATTCCAAATGGCTGAAAACGATCGCCCGATTTCCAATATCTCAGGGTTAAGGGAAATGCTATTTGATTGATATCGAGGTATAGAATTTTATTATAAAATTGTTCCGAAATCTCTTCTTTATAAAAGGCAAACCCATTGATTTCCAGAGAGTTACCTATCTGATCCTCATAAATTTTATAATGGATTTTCTCAGGAGATGAATCATCTACAATTTTAAAAACCGTTCGATCTCGCTGAATAAAATGCTCACCAGAAATTTGGAGTTTTTGCCCGCTTTCCAAATGATACAGTTCGTCCAAATTCTCCAAAAAACCAAGACTCACCTCTGCATCAATCTCACACTCTTTGATAAATTCAAGTAGAATTGACGGCTGAATATCCTGCGGAAGATCCAGAAATTTTTTACGGTTTAATTGCTTCTTCCCTTCCCTTGTTTGATTTAACATCCAACCGACCATTGCAAAAAATTCATTCGATCGATCGGTAACTCTTAGCAAGTTATTTTTCCATCCCGGGAATAGACGATTCAGATCAGG
Proteins encoded:
- a CDS encoding SEC-C metal-binding domain-containing protein encodes the protein MSTKPHRNDPCPCGSGKKYKNCHMGKDSSGVSSKMGMIGLGIAIVLGLVFVFLSLSGGGNTQDCPPGTSWSEAHGHCH
- a CDS encoding MBL fold metallo-hydrolase; translated protein: MKNILFTILILALSTFSAFAQLSSTPDTYDTENGALTVYPINHGTVAFTFDGKTIFVDPFGGAELFSDLDAPDIIFITDIHGDHLNPETLTALDTENTTFVVPQAVADQMEVTGAETIIIGNGESAEVMGLPVSAIPMYNLPVDDPDSRHVKGRGNGYIINFGGKTVYLSGDTEDIPEMRSLEGIDIAFVCMNLPYTMDVNQAADAVIEFQPAIVYPYHHRGQDINEFKNLVDAANVDVEVKLKDWYSE
- a CDS encoding DUF7700 domain-containing protein; translation: MSRSGIKTLAKKVLKKVGLRKAKNGQKKSVRKDVEIIPIQADLKFEVYWKILKIGKGPALILKSRGKEIMKFDCFGKDDGHYHVAPHYNFRIFFPEEKAMDQIKRTGFELRRNAQKYLALQSDEKIRQIKIDEKKIAAAIQKAEEKMIYFLETIPQFEELR
- a CDS encoding mechanosensitive ion channel domain-containing protein yields the protein MFDGLTPLQDQLAISETMLTLLLETAILILFVIALRSIASRFIRKKVRSKELQRRWLVQTRNAMILVLIFGLIFIWGEELRTLALSVVAIAVAFVVATKELIMCVTGSILKTGARSFNIGDRIQIKDFRGDVIDQNILATTILEVGPGKLTHQRTGRMTVIPNAMFVSEPVINESYTHDFVLHVFTVPFKRDENWRAAQEAFLKSANKYCKPYLKEVRMHMEYLSQEKGLDVPTADPRVTVQVPTAGEIHLVIRVPVKSSQRSFIEQSILSDVFSNHDFSIKKEQE
- the hpt gene encoding hypoxanthine phosphoribosyltransferase, yielding MDLYQPEYVNINGEKFRVYLTHEEIQQRIRQLGDQLSHEFKDKKPIFIGVLNGAYIFLADLMRYVTIPCEVDFLKLSSYGDEKVSSGQVKQLKEIDANLKGRHVILVEDIVDTGLSMKYLVDKVGELKPASLSVITMLHKSDATKYNVQIDYVGFKIPDLFVLGYGLDYAQEGRNLAQIYILQEKEEN
- the tilS gene encoding tRNA lysidine(34) synthetase TilS, which codes for MSKFESSPIAKEFQQQKQVHLSQPNSRVIAGVSGGPDSMAMLYLLHRFDVETIVVHCNYQLRGEASDNDQKLVEDICMHWGMECVSLRFDSKMEAVGKNFQDWARYRRYVAFEELRNELEAGLVLTAHHQDDQLETILQKILRGAGLASWRGMEVIDGVLFRPLLNISKAEIMDFVEEFNIPYRIDRTNEESTYARNFIRNHWFPDLNRLFPGWKNNLLRVTDRSNEFFAMVGWMLNQTREGKKQLNRKKFLDLPQDIQPSILLEFIKECEIDAEVSLGFLENLDELYHLESGQKLQISGEHFIQRDRTVFKIVDDSSPEKIHYKIYEDQIGNSLEINGFAFYKEEISEQFYNKILYLDINQIAFPLTLRYWKSGDRFQPFGMGGTQLVSDHLTNRKIPSDLKKDALVLESFDGTICALIFPANLKSNAIGTISETVRCTSSTTQTLKIRKVD